A part of Larkinella insperata genomic DNA contains:
- the cysD gene encoding sulfate adenylyltransferase subunit CysD, whose protein sequence is MSTYKLDYLDQLESEAIHIMREVAGQFERPALLFSGGKDSITLVHLARKAFRPGKFPFPLVHIDTGHNFQEALDFRDWLADSLGEKLIVRYVEDTIREKKLKEPTGRNASRNALQTFTLLDTIEEFEFDACIGGARRDEEKARAKERVFSVRDEFGSWDPKLQRPELWNIYNGKIHKGENVRVFPISNWTELDVWNYIKRENIDLPSIYFAHERELILRDGKLLATAKGVIQVEETDQIVTRKVRFRTVGDISCTAAVESDADTLEAAIAEIQATRISERGETRIDDQVSEAAMEDRKKGGYF, encoded by the coding sequence ATGAGTACCTACAAACTTGATTATTTAGATCAACTTGAATCGGAAGCGATTCACATCATGCGCGAGGTAGCCGGGCAGTTCGAACGGCCTGCGCTGCTATTTTCGGGGGGGAAAGACTCCATCACGCTGGTGCATCTGGCCCGGAAAGCCTTCCGCCCCGGCAAATTCCCGTTCCCGCTTGTGCACATCGACACGGGCCACAATTTCCAGGAAGCGCTTGACTTCCGCGACTGGCTGGCCGACAGCCTGGGCGAGAAGCTGATTGTCCGTTACGTGGAAGACACCATCCGGGAAAAGAAACTGAAGGAGCCGACGGGCCGCAACGCCAGCCGGAACGCCCTGCAGACGTTCACCCTGCTCGATACCATCGAAGAATTTGAGTTTGATGCCTGCATTGGGGGTGCCCGGCGCGACGAAGAGAAAGCCCGGGCCAAGGAGCGCGTGTTCTCGGTTCGCGATGAATTTGGCTCCTGGGACCCCAAACTGCAACGCCCCGAACTCTGGAACATTTATAACGGTAAAATTCACAAAGGCGAGAACGTCCGCGTATTCCCGATTTCCAACTGGACTGAACTTGACGTCTGGAATTACATTAAACGCGAAAACATCGACCTGCCGAGCATCTATTTTGCCCACGAACGCGAGTTGATTCTGCGCGACGGCAAACTACTGGCCACGGCCAAAGGGGTGATTCAGGTGGAAGAAACGGATCAGATTGTCACGCGGAAAGTGCGTTTCCGGACCGTAGGCGACATTTCCTGCACGGCCGCTGTTGAATCCGATGCCGACACGCTGGAAGCCGCCATTGCCGAAATTCAGGCCACCCGCATCAGCGAACGGGGCGAAACCCGGATCGATGATCAGGTGTCCGAAGCAGCGATGGAAGACCGGAAGAAGGGTGGGTATTTTTAA
- a CDS encoding plastocyanin/azurin family copper-binding protein, whose translation MKRFAAAGLLLALCGLNVPAALAQDTTLTIRAVEGLKFDVPRLVVRPGTRINLTLDNYDDMAHNLVVTLPNSRLRVVNTSLALGDQAVKLNYVPRTPDVVAHTAVVEPGKFEKISFRLDQEGVYSYVCTYPGHGFVMYGAIHVTRRPASVPALDKDPNVAANRKDDTGHAHHMPDHPYELKYPAVYRTFMPDSGPASIAVGLTPKAAYCWDAGSCRLRYAWTGGFIDQTDHWDGNGKKPTHVIGDVYFRDQGGFPIRLGTADRLPEVKFKGYRLVNRYPEFRYLVNGIEVREMIKPLPTGRGLIRQFTLGTVAGPVYFVCKSGDGVKYRPSVGKIQDGLVRLPVGTRSFTLTMTAE comes from the coding sequence ATGAAAAGATTCGCAGCCGCTGGCCTTTTGTTGGCCTTATGCGGTTTGAACGTCCCGGCCGCGTTGGCCCAGGACACTACCCTGACCATCAGAGCCGTTGAGGGCCTGAAATTCGACGTACCCCGCTTGGTGGTGCGTCCCGGCACCCGGATCAACCTGACGCTGGATAATTACGACGACATGGCGCACAACCTGGTCGTAACGCTGCCCAATTCCCGGTTACGCGTGGTGAATACATCGCTGGCGCTGGGCGACCAGGCCGTGAAGCTCAATTACGTACCCCGAACCCCGGATGTGGTCGCGCACACGGCCGTGGTTGAACCCGGCAAATTCGAGAAAATCAGTTTCAGGCTCGATCAGGAAGGCGTTTATTCGTACGTCTGTACCTACCCCGGCCACGGGTTTGTGATGTACGGAGCCATTCACGTAACCCGAAGGCCGGCCTCGGTTCCGGCGCTCGACAAAGACCCAAACGTAGCCGCCAACCGGAAAGACGATACGGGGCACGCGCATCACATGCCCGACCACCCGTACGAACTCAAATACCCGGCTGTTTACCGAACCTTCATGCCCGATTCCGGCCCCGCGTCGATTGCGGTCGGTCTGACGCCCAAAGCGGCTTATTGCTGGGATGCGGGTTCGTGCCGGTTGCGCTACGCCTGGACGGGCGGCTTCATCGACCAGACCGACCACTGGGACGGCAACGGCAAGAAACCCACGCATGTTATTGGCGACGTGTATTTCCGCGATCAGGGCGGCTTCCCGATCCGCCTGGGCACCGCCGATCGTTTGCCGGAGGTCAAGTTTAAAGGCTACCGGCTGGTTAACCGGTATCCGGAGTTCCGGTATCTGGTCAACGGAATTGAAGTCCGTGAAATGATCAAACCGCTGCCAACCGGGCGGGGGCTGATCCGGCAGTTTACGCTCGGCACGGTTGCCGGACCGGTGTATTTTGTCTGCAAATCCGGCGATGGGGTGAAATACCGTCCGTCGGTGGGCAAAATTCAGGACGGGCTGGTGCGCCTGCCGGTGGGAACCAGGAGTTTTACGCTTACGATGACTGCTGAATAA
- a CDS encoding phosphoadenylyl-sulfate reductase yields MIAEPSYTLESLSELLAGKSEVESLRTLAELFPGQVVFSTSFGYEDQVITDLILANNIPIRIFSLDTGRMFGETYQVWQKTNSRYDTKIEAYYPKSEPLEKMLGAKGPFSFYESVENRKECCFIRKVEPLGRALAGNKIWITGIRAEQSQNRLGMTQLEADDVHKLFKFHPLMNWTFDEVKGYVRKNNVPYNPLHDRGFVSIGCQPCTRAIQEGEDFRAGRWWWEDNSKKECGLHAK; encoded by the coding sequence ATGATAGCAGAACCTTCTTACACCCTGGAAAGCCTGAGCGAACTGCTGGCGGGCAAAAGCGAAGTGGAAAGCCTGCGCACGCTGGCCGAGCTGTTTCCGGGCCAAGTTGTCTTTTCAACCAGCTTTGGTTACGAGGATCAGGTCATTACGGATCTGATTCTGGCCAACAACATCCCGATCCGGATTTTCTCGCTGGACACGGGCCGCATGTTTGGCGAAACGTATCAGGTCTGGCAGAAAACCAACAGCCGCTACGACACCAAGATTGAAGCGTATTACCCCAAGAGCGAACCGCTCGAAAAAATGCTGGGCGCCAAAGGGCCCTTCAGCTTCTACGAGTCGGTCGAAAACCGCAAAGAATGCTGTTTTATCCGGAAAGTGGAGCCGCTGGGCCGGGCGCTGGCGGGCAATAAAATCTGGATTACCGGCATCCGGGCCGAGCAGTCGCAGAACCGTCTGGGCATGACGCAACTGGAAGCTGATGACGTTCATAAACTCTTCAAGTTCCACCCGCTGATGAACTGGACGTTTGACGAAGTGAAGGGGTATGTGCGCAAGAATAATGTGCCCTACAACCCGCTTCACGACCGCGGTTTTGTCTCCATCGGTTGCCAACCCTGCACCCGGGCCATCCAGGAAGGCGAAGATTTCCGGGCCGGCCGCTGGTGGTGGGAAGACAATTCGAAAAAAGAATGTGGATTACACGCAAAATAA
- a CDS encoding trans-sulfuration enzyme family protein, which produces MKKQTKAIRIQTKKSQYREHSTPLFLTSSFTFESAEQGKALFEETEEGNIYSRFSNPNVTEFVDKVCMLENAQAGIATATGMAAVFASMAGLLQSGDHIVACRALFGSAHQIISQILTKWGITYTYVDATATEAEWEAAIQSNTKMVYLETPSNPGLELVDLEMLVRLKNKYGFILNVDNCFATPILQTPLDLGADLSVHSATKYMDGQGRVLGGIIVGPEELIQPIRFFARHTGPSMSPFNAWTLSKSLETLELRMDRHCSNALKLAEALEQHPDVRTVKYPFLPSHPQYDLAQRQMAAGGAIVTFEVEGGFERVKALFESLKIASLSSNLGDTRTIVTNPFTTTHSKLKPDEKAVLGITEGLIRVSVGLEDGDDLVADFEQAVTKSAEVVKSAIAG; this is translated from the coding sequence ATGAAAAAACAAACGAAAGCCATCCGCATCCAGACGAAGAAGTCGCAGTACCGCGAACATTCGACGCCTTTGTTTCTGACCTCCAGTTTTACGTTTGAAAGTGCGGAGCAGGGCAAAGCTCTCTTCGAAGAAACCGAAGAGGGAAACATCTATTCCCGGTTCTCCAACCCGAACGTTACGGAGTTTGTCGATAAAGTATGTATGCTCGAAAACGCCCAGGCCGGAATCGCCACCGCAACCGGAATGGCCGCCGTTTTCGCGAGCATGGCCGGATTGCTCCAGTCGGGCGATCATATCGTGGCCTGCCGGGCTCTGTTCGGTTCAGCCCACCAGATCATTTCCCAAATTCTGACCAAATGGGGCATTACGTATACGTACGTTGACGCCACGGCGACGGAAGCAGAATGGGAAGCCGCCATTCAGTCCAACACGAAAATGGTGTACCTGGAAACTCCGTCGAACCCCGGTCTGGAACTGGTTGATCTGGAAATGCTGGTTCGTTTGAAGAACAAATACGGGTTTATCCTGAACGTCGATAACTGCTTTGCCACGCCGATTCTGCAAACCCCGCTCGATCTGGGCGCTGACCTTTCGGTGCATTCGGCGACCAAATACATGGACGGACAGGGCCGCGTTCTGGGCGGTATTATCGTCGGTCCGGAAGAACTGATTCAGCCCATCCGGTTTTTCGCCCGGCATACCGGCCCGTCGATGTCGCCGTTCAACGCCTGGACGCTGTCGAAAAGCCTTGAAACGCTCGAACTCCGGATGGATCGCCACTGCTCAAATGCCTTGAAACTGGCCGAAGCCCTGGAACAACATCCGGACGTGCGCACGGTAAAATATCCGTTCCTCCCCTCCCATCCGCAGTACGACCTGGCCCAGCGCCAGATGGCCGCGGGGGGTGCCATTGTGACGTTCGAAGTGGAAGGCGGTTTTGAACGGGTGAAAGCCTTATTCGAATCCTTGAAAATTGCTTCGCTTTCGTCGAACCTGGGCGATACGCGCACCATCGTTACCAATCCGTTTACGACCACGCATTCCAAACTGAAACCGGATGAGAAAGCGGTTTTGGGCATCACCGAAGGACTGATCCGCGTTTCGGTGGGCCTGGAAGACGGTGATGATCTGGTCGCGGATTTTGAACAGGCCGTCACCAAGTCGGCGGAAGTTGTTAAGTCGGCCATTGCCGGATGA
- a CDS encoding S8 family serine peptidase codes for MRWTSITALAFHVVTFSFLIGCQSDQDVGPTGDCLVKSSVNNGQVIANAYLVTYKPTDALPVAPAARVASAVQQLLTRHGLNDPNAQVLFSGESTGFLAHVSAAEAGRLKADPSVELVEPDRIIALCSCVDVAVTTTLTWNVKQTGYGRGDLNADKTAWILDTGIDLDHPDLNVDAARSRSFLTGKTVDDENGHGTHIAGVIGAKNNTIGTTGVASGATLVALRVLDNEGEGKLSALVQAVAHVSQYGKAGDVVNISIGGEGTSTTLERAIKNAADKGILFAIAAGNESESAEKYAPANINHPNVFTVSAMDQNGRFASFSNYGPTVDVCAYGVRITSTYLNGRYATFSGTSMASPHVAGLLLIRGRDIPTNGYVTGDPDGKPDPIAGGQ; via the coding sequence ATGCGGTGGACATCGATAACGGCTTTGGCTTTCCACGTCGTTACCTTCTCTTTTCTCATTGGGTGCCAGTCCGACCAGGACGTGGGTCCCACGGGCGACTGCCTGGTTAAATCCTCGGTTAACAACGGCCAGGTTATTGCTAACGCCTACCTTGTTACTTACAAACCCACCGATGCGTTGCCAGTGGCTCCGGCCGCCCGGGTGGCTTCAGCGGTGCAGCAGTTGCTTACGCGCCACGGCCTGAACGATCCGAATGCGCAGGTTTTGTTTTCCGGGGAATCCACCGGTTTTCTGGCCCACGTCAGCGCAGCCGAAGCCGGGCGGTTGAAAGCCGACCCGAGCGTCGAACTTGTGGAACCTGACCGGATTATTGCCCTGTGCAGTTGCGTCGATGTGGCCGTTACGACCACGCTGACCTGGAACGTGAAGCAAACCGGTTACGGCCGGGGCGACCTGAACGCCGATAAAACCGCCTGGATTCTCGACACCGGTATCGACCTCGACCACCCCGACCTGAACGTGGATGCCGCCCGCAGCCGATCGTTCCTGACCGGCAAAACCGTCGACGACGAAAACGGCCACGGCACCCACATTGCGGGGGTGATCGGTGCCAAAAACAACACCATCGGAACAACGGGCGTTGCCTCGGGCGCTACGCTGGTGGCGCTGCGGGTGCTCGACAACGAGGGCGAAGGCAAGCTGTCGGCGCTGGTGCAGGCGGTGGCGCACGTTTCCCAGTACGGGAAAGCCGGGGATGTGGTCAACATTAGCATCGGGGGCGAAGGCACCTCTACTACCCTCGAACGGGCCATCAAAAACGCGGCCGACAAAGGCATTCTGTTTGCCATTGCCGCCGGCAACGAAAGCGAATCGGCCGAGAAATACGCCCCGGCCAACATCAACCACCCCAACGTCTTCACGGTTTCGGCGATGGACCAGAACGGGCGGTTTGCCTCCTTTTCCAATTACGGACCAACGGTGGATGTTTGCGCCTACGGGGTGCGGATTACGTCTACGTATCTGAACGGCCGGTATGCCACCTTCTCGGGCACGTCGATGGCTTCTCCGCACGTTGCGGGGCTGCTCCTGATTCGCGGGCGGGACATTCCCACCAACGGGTATGTGACGGGCGACCCCGACGGCAAGCCCGACCCCATTGCCGGAGGCCAGTAA
- a CDS encoding PQQ-dependent sugar dehydrogenase gives MKTVLVAFVVAGLSNLTGWANPFFPADTITDYYEVETIQMPKGLTAETDGLAVMPDGRIVAGFHRGEIMIYNPKIKTWKLFAEGIHDPLGIMAVSNSEILVMQRPELTRVKDTNGDGVADLYETVTDDFGLSGNYHEFAFGPVKDKKGNLYIGLNTASNGAGIFPEVRGKLDTLGRPGRMYSAVPYRGWIMKLTPDGKLHPYASGFRSPNSLGFDANGNLFAADNQGDWLGTSKLYHVQEGKHYGHPASLLWKEGFPHVTPIKLPVKMLDSLRTVESVAFPHSRIANSPTQPVLDETGGKFGPFAGKMLIGEMDHPYLIRLMLETVDGQIQGACAPFLAGAGLRRGNNRLAFAPDGSLWLGQTDHGWAGDEGIQRVRWKGKTPLELADMKLTPTGFALTFTQPLDAATARQVANFQFKRYYYEYHEAYGSKQFDVQPVAVTNAELSPDGKTVTLKLADLKAGYIYELELGKLRSTTQQNLMGRLVCYTLNRLQRNTQANP, from the coding sequence GTGAAAACCGTTCTGGTCGCTTTCGTCGTAGCCGGTTTGTCGAACTTAACGGGATGGGCAAACCCGTTTTTTCCCGCCGACACGATCACGGATTATTACGAAGTGGAAACCATCCAGATGCCCAAAGGCTTGACGGCCGAAACCGATGGGCTGGCGGTGATGCCCGATGGCCGGATTGTCGCCGGGTTTCACCGGGGGGAGATCATGATCTATAACCCCAAAATCAAAACCTGGAAGCTGTTTGCCGAAGGAATTCACGATCCGCTGGGGATTATGGCCGTCAGCAACAGTGAAATTCTGGTGATGCAGCGCCCCGAGCTGACCCGCGTGAAAGACACCAACGGCGACGGCGTGGCCGATCTGTACGAAACCGTGACGGATGACTTCGGGCTGTCGGGCAACTACCACGAATTTGCGTTTGGCCCCGTCAAAGACAAAAAAGGAAATCTCTACATCGGGTTGAATACCGCTTCGAACGGGGCTGGCATCTTCCCGGAAGTGCGCGGTAAACTCGATACGCTGGGGCGTCCGGGCCGGATGTATTCCGCCGTGCCGTACCGGGGCTGGATCATGAAACTCACACCCGACGGCAAGCTGCACCCCTACGCCAGCGGTTTTCGCTCCCCCAACAGCCTCGGTTTTGACGCCAACGGCAACCTCTTTGCGGCCGATAACCAGGGCGACTGGCTGGGTACGAGTAAGTTGTACCACGTGCAGGAAGGCAAACACTACGGCCATCCGGCGAGCCTGCTGTGGAAAGAGGGATTTCCGCACGTGACACCGATCAAACTGCCGGTGAAAATGCTGGATAGTCTGCGGACGGTCGAGAGCGTGGCCTTTCCGCACAGCCGGATTGCCAACTCGCCCACGCAGCCGGTGCTGGACGAAACCGGTGGGAAATTTGGGCCGTTTGCCGGTAAAATGCTGATTGGCGAGATGGACCACCCGTACCTGATCCGGCTCATGCTCGAAACCGTCGACGGGCAGATTCAAGGGGCGTGTGCGCCGTTTCTGGCTGGCGCTGGGCTGCGCCGGGGCAACAACCGGCTGGCGTTTGCCCCCGATGGTAGTTTGTGGCTCGGCCAGACCGACCACGGCTGGGCGGGCGATGAGGGCATTCAGCGCGTTCGCTGGAAGGGCAAAACACCGCTCGAACTGGCCGACATGAAACTGACGCCGACGGGCTTTGCCCTGACGTTTACGCAGCCCCTCGATGCGGCTACGGCCCGGCAAGTCGCTAATTTCCAATTTAAACGGTATTACTATGAATACCACGAAGCCTACGGTTCCAAGCAGTTTGATGTGCAGCCGGTGGCCGTGACCAACGCCGAACTTTCACCCGATGGCAAGACCGTCACGCTGAAGCTGGCCGACCTCAAAGCCGGGTACATCTACGAACTGGAACTCGGCAAACTCCGCTCAACTACCCAGCAGAACCTCATGGGACGGCTGGTTTGTTACACGCTCAACCGACTTCAGCGAAATACACAGGCGAATCCGTAA
- a CDS encoding sulfite exporter TauE/SafE family protein, with the protein MQPVSAPDSSPEPSLPVGLNLNGLKVTVQGESAAEQIEVLRTAFPKSDINLAEDASTRSVLLRKRNRTEIAIYIFSALALMIVGHLLFSYLTLDRLNLVMSTLELNNDFWYYLAGGFVAQMIDGALGMAYGVTASTLLLTVGVSPAAVSASVHSSEIFTSGVSGYMHLRFGNVNSKLFKVVLIPGVIGACMGAYVLVSLEQYSVYIKPAVAVYTAILGVLIIQKALAKRIKKKPIKKIGLLAWFGGTMDAIGGGGWGPIVSSTLIASGRHPRYTIGSVNLAEFFISLASSLTFVTLIGLTHWQVILGLVLGGMIAAPIAAMLANRLPIKAMMIMVGVVVIIVSLRNILSVVL; encoded by the coding sequence ATGCAACCTGTCTCAGCACCCGACTCTTCGCCGGAACCTTCCCTGCCCGTGGGGCTGAACTTAAACGGATTGAAAGTAACGGTTCAGGGTGAGTCGGCCGCCGAGCAAATCGAGGTGTTGCGTACGGCTTTTCCGAAATCGGACATCAATCTGGCCGAAGACGCATCGACCCGCTCCGTTCTGCTCCGCAAGCGTAACCGTACCGAAATCGCCATCTATATCTTTTCGGCCCTGGCGCTGATGATCGTCGGCCATTTGCTGTTCAGTTACCTGACGCTCGACCGGCTCAACCTGGTCATGAGCACGCTGGAGTTGAACAACGACTTCTGGTATTACCTGGCGGGCGGTTTTGTCGCCCAAATGATCGACGGGGCGCTGGGCATGGCCTACGGGGTAACGGCTTCCACCCTGCTGCTGACGGTGGGCGTGAGTCCGGCCGCCGTGAGCGCGAGCGTGCACAGCTCCGAGATTTTCACCAGTGGCGTTTCGGGTTACATGCACCTGCGGTTTGGCAACGTCAACAGCAAACTCTTTAAAGTCGTCCTGATTCCGGGTGTGATTGGTGCCTGCATGGGTGCGTACGTGCTGGTGTCGCTGGAACAATATTCGGTTTATATCAAACCGGCCGTAGCGGTTTACACGGCCATTCTGGGCGTTCTGATTATTCAGAAAGCCCTGGCAAAACGAATCAAGAAAAAGCCGATCAAGAAAATCGGTTTGCTGGCCTGGTTTGGGGGCACCATGGACGCCATCGGCGGGGGCGGCTGGGGACCGATTGTTTCCTCGACGCTGATCGCCAGCGGACGGCACCCCCGGTACACCATCGGCTCGGTAAACCTGGCGGAATTCTTTATTTCACTGGCCAGCTCCCTGACCTTCGTCACCCTGATCGGCCTGACGCACTGGCAAGTTATCCTGGGGCTGGTGCTGGGCGGTATGATTGCCGCCCCCATTGCGGCTATGCTCGCCAACCGTCTGCCCATAAAAGCCATGATGATTATGGTGGGCGTGGTGGTAATAATTGTAAGTTTGCGTAATATTTTGTCGGTCGTTTTATGA
- a CDS encoding Gfo/Idh/MocA family protein → MKTTRIISCLFLWLLAQTVSMNTSAQSTKKPVRVGVVGLVHSHVGWILNRARQTGDPNIEVVGIAEPNREVAERYLKEFGLPQRLLYSTVEEMLDKTRPDAVTAFNEISNHLNVVKVCAPRGVHVMVEKPLAVSIAQAKEMEALAKKHNIQLLTNYETTWYGSNHKAHRMAVQEGAIGPIRRIVVHDGHDGPAQMNKEFVAWLTDPVTNGAGALFDFGCYGANLATWLLKGEKPRTVSAFTLQIKPDVYPKVDDDATIILEYPKTQVVIQASWNWPFSRKDMEVYGETGYVFTLDGTRMRIRLKGDKAEQTTEAAKTDAPVGDPFDYLAQVVRGETKSVDDLSSLKVNMIVMEILDAARRSAQSGGKPIAIN, encoded by the coding sequence ATGAAAACCACGCGAATCATTTCCTGTCTTTTTCTTTGGCTGCTGGCCCAAACCGTGAGCATGAATACGAGCGCCCAATCCACGAAAAAACCCGTACGCGTTGGCGTCGTGGGATTGGTGCATTCCCACGTTGGCTGGATCTTGAACCGCGCCAGGCAAACCGGCGACCCCAACATCGAGGTGGTGGGCATTGCCGAGCCGAACCGGGAGGTGGCCGAACGGTATTTGAAGGAGTTCGGTTTGCCGCAGCGTCTGCTGTATTCGACGGTGGAGGAAATGCTGGATAAAACCCGCCCCGATGCCGTCACGGCGTTCAACGAGATCAGCAACCACCTGAACGTGGTGAAGGTTTGCGCGCCCCGCGGTGTTCACGTCATGGTGGAAAAACCCTTGGCCGTCAGCATCGCACAGGCAAAAGAAATGGAAGCGCTGGCCAAAAAGCACAACATCCAGCTGCTGACCAATTACGAAACCACCTGGTACGGCAGCAACCACAAAGCCCACCGGATGGCGGTTCAGGAAGGCGCCATCGGCCCCATCCGCCGGATTGTGGTGCACGACGGCCACGATGGCCCGGCCCAGATGAACAAAGAGTTTGTGGCCTGGCTGACTGATCCGGTGACCAACGGCGCGGGGGCGCTGTTCGATTTTGGTTGCTACGGCGCCAACCTGGCTACCTGGCTGCTAAAAGGCGAAAAACCGCGCACGGTCAGCGCCTTTACGTTACAGATTAAACCGGACGTGTATCCGAAAGTGGACGACGACGCAACCATTATTCTGGAGTACCCCAAAACGCAGGTGGTGATTCAGGCGTCGTGGAACTGGCCGTTCAGCCGCAAGGACATGGAAGTTTACGGCGAGACGGGGTATGTGTTTACGCTGGACGGCACCCGAATGCGCATCCGGCTGAAAGGGGATAAAGCCGAACAAACCACCGAAGCCGCCAAAACCGACGCCCCCGTGGGCGATCCGTTTGATTATCTGGCGCAAGTGGTACGCGGTGAAACTAAATCGGTGGATGATTTGTCATCGTTGAAAGTGAACATGATCGTGATGGAGATCCTGGATGCGGCCCGGCGTTCGGCCCAGTCGGGAGGCAAACCCATCGCCATCAACTAG